One region of Ictalurus furcatus strain D&B chromosome 17, Billie_1.0, whole genome shotgun sequence genomic DNA includes:
- the si:ch211-11n16.2 gene encoding zinc finger FYVE domain-containing protein 1 has translation MSEMLLKEMEEVSLGQSKEEEESSSGRSFLLIDENESLQVENEGHFLRKLGCSAAEGVKVLSIFGNTGDGKSHTLNHVLFDGEEVFATSPSPASCTIGVWAAYEPRLGLIVLDTEGLLGAATQQNQRMRLLLKVLAVSDVAVYRTRAERLHNDMFHFFGSASAAYLKYFTPQLRALSNRCGLDVPLSNLGPAAVVFQETSRTQLLGHDTTVPADIVLQKRFHDLGLGTEAFSSVQYVGTQTITPPTDFSQLKETITKQVKSTASRAPRQPDIVFSALQALSDRFCGEISDDKISMYSFFPDEYFTCPSVCLSCSIRCKNGMNHQKDRMPHMADGLCQYAHQYNNKVLICKKCYEGGREVIVVPKTSASTDNPWFGLAKYAWSGYVLECPYCGIIYRSRQYWLGNQDPESTVVRTEVKHVWQGSESFQADHQNAAQRVLDGVNYVLQSVSEYSSGPTKAVTAWITDQVAPPYWRPNAEITECHGCKRVFGEAERKHHCRACGEGFCQACSTRSMPVPERGWGRNPVRVCDACYQQGGAAQTVQVAQTEPKALVARRVTEMAQSTLDMVSTAVDFPLCFVKGVARPDYWVPDHEITQCHQCTKAFSSSVPKHHCRACGQGVCGGCSAQCRPVPSRGWDHPVRVCDACATQLDSQ, from the exons ATGTCGGAGATGTTACTGAAAGAGATGGAAGAAGTGTCTCTTGGTCAAtcgaaggaagaagaagaatcgaGCAGCGGACGGAGTTTTCTCCTCATCGATGAAAATGAATCCCTGCAG GTGGAAAACGAAGGTCACTTCCTCAGGAAACTGGGCTGCAGCGCGGCAGAAGGAGTGAAGGTGCTCTCGATCTTCGGCAACACCGGCGACGGCAAATCGCACACGCTGAACCACGTGCTGTTTGACGGCGAGGAAGTGTTCGCCACGTCTCCCTCTCCCGCTTCATGCACCATCGGAGTGTGGGCCGCGTACGAGCCTCGTCTGGGCCTGATTGTGCTGGACACAGAGGGCCTGCTCGGCGCAGCAACACAACAGAACCAGAGAATGCGCCTGCTGTTGAAGGTGCTGGCCGTGTCCGACGTAGCCGTGTACCGCACGCGGGCCGAGCGTCTGCACAACGACATGTTCCATTTCTTCGGAAGCGCTTCAGCTGCGTATCTGAAGTACTTCACACCTCAGCTGCGTGCTCTGTCCAACCGGTGCGGGCTCGACGTACCGCTCTCGAACCTCGGGCCAGCGGCGGTGGTGTTCCAGGAGACCTCGCGCACTCAGCTGCTGGGTCACG ACACTACAGTCCCGGCAGATATCGTGCTTCAGAAGCGTTTCCATGACCTGGGCCTGGGCACAGAAGCCTTCAGCTCGGTACAGTATGTGGGCACGCAGACCATCACACCTCCAACAGACTTCTCTCAGTTAAAGGAGACCATCACAAAGCAGGTGAAGAGCACGGCATCACGAGCCCCACGCCAGCCAGACATCGTCTTCAGCGCCCTTCAG GCCTTGAGCGATCGGTTCTGCGGAGAAATCTCAGATGACAAAATCAGCATGTACTCCTTCTTTCCTGACGAGTATTTCACCTGCCCTTCTGTCTGCCTCAGCTGCAG CATTCGTTGCAAGAACGGCATGAATCACCAGAAGGACAGAATGCCGCATATGGCAGACGGATTATGCCAGTACGCTCATCAGTACAACAACAAGGTTCTCATATGCAAG AAATGCTATGAAGGTGGAAGGGAAGTGATAGTCGTGCCCAAAACCTCCGCCTCCACCGACAACCCGTGGTTTGGTCTGGCAAAGTACGCCTGGTCCGG GTATGTGCTGGAGTGTCCGTACTGTGGCATCATCTACCGGAGCAGGCAGTACTGGTTGGGGAATCAAGACCCCGAGAGCACCGTGGTGCGCACTGAAGTCAAGCACGTCTGGCAGGGG tcGGAATCTTTCCAGGCAGACCATCAGAACGCGGCTCAGCGAGTGCTCGACGGTGTTAACTATGTCCTCCAGTCGGTGTCCGAGTACAGCTCCGGTCCCACCAAAGCAGTCACGGCCTGGATCACGGATCAGGTGGCTCCGCCGTACTGGAGACCTAACGCTGAAATTACA GAATGCCATGGCTGTAAGCGGGTGTTCGGGGAGGCGGAGAGGAAGCACCACTGCCGTGCTTGCGGTGAGGGTTTCTGTCAGGCCTGCTCCACCCGCAGCATGCCCGTGCCCGAGAGAGGCTGGGGCAGGAACCCGGTGCGAGTTTGCGACGCCTGCTACCAGCAAGGAGGAGCTGCACAAACCGTCCAGG TGGCGCAGACAGAGCCCAAGGCACTCGTGGCCCGCAGGGTGACGGAGATGGCGCAGTCCACACTGGACATGGTCTCCACCGCGGTCGACTTCCCGCTCT GTTTCGTAAAGGGAGTGGCTCGACCCGACTACTGGGTTCCGGACCACGAGATCACTCAGTGCCACCAGTGTACCAAGGCGTTCAGCTCGAGCGTGCCCAAGCACCACTGCCGCGCGTGTGGTCAGGGGGTGTGTGGTGGCTGCTCGGCTCAGTGCCGCCCCGTGCCCTCTCGTGGCTGGGACCATCCGGTGAGGGTGTGCGATGCCTGCGCCACACAGTTAGACTCCCAGTGA